TTTGTTAATCTATGGCATTAAATGAAGCTTCCCACCCTCCTCCATCCTCCCTCCGTCTCCCCATCCATCTTCACTCCCACATCTTGACCACTCTCTTAGCCGGTATCTTGATCTCCGCCCCCGATTGATGAATTGTGGTCAGTACGCGAGGTAGGATTCGATGGAAGGAATTTTTTAGTACCAGAAAGGAATAAAGGGGGGATTCTTGCTTTGGGGGGTGGGCAGTAGCTTCGGTGTTGCAAGGACTGTTGATGCCGTCTTGTGGGAAAACTCGGATTTTTTTCATGAGCCCAAACAGCGCTATGAAGAGTTATTGGAAGTGGGAGATTCGTTGCTTCCTCTTATGGCGGATTCGGAGATCAATAGCTGGCGTTTTCTTGTCATGCCCCGGATGGTTTCATTTATGGCTTTTGCTCGCCTATCCAGGTCATCAAATTTTGCGTCCTTCCCCCTAATTTCTGAATCTCCCCGGCAGGGCTGGAGGCGGAGGACAGCTCGATCCTTTTGTATCTCGGCCAGTTCCTTTTGCAGATCCCGTATTTGATTTTCGAGTTGCTTGATCATTTTTCCTTAGGTTTGGCCACCTTGACCTTAGGCCGAAGGTAGGGGTCTGGAAACATTTCTGCTTGGGTGTGTATGGTAACGACTCCAGAATAATTTTGGTTTTTTGATCCGCTGTCATAGCGTTTGTTTTTGTGGATTGTTTTTCGGGAAAATATACAATACACGCCGAAATTATTATATAAGTTTCTTGATTTTTTTGCAAATTTCAACTATAAGTAGGGTAGCCTGTGGCATACAAAGTAAAGAAACCAAAATAATTAAAAACAACAAAAATTTAGTTTAAAAAATGATAAGGAATGCGGGTATTATCTGTTTTGGGGGTTATTCATGATTTAAAATGACCATCTTGGTCATTTTAAAAAGAGGTTATCGTTTTTTTCCTTAACGTTGACCGCGATGAAGACAACAAATCTAGATTTAACCTACATTATAATCCAGCCTGGGGTGTCTGAAAAAATGGAAAGGTCGGGTTTTGTGACCGAAAGCCGGATTCAAAGCGGACTGTATTATTTTTTTCAAAAGATTGTTTTGACTTTTGCTTATTTTATTCTTCACATTTTTGCAGATTTAAAAATAGACGGCAGGGAAAACGTCAAGAATATAAGAGGGGGGCCGCTTATAATTATCGCCAACCATAAGAGTTTTCTGGATCCTTTAATAATCGGGCTTTGTTTTCCGTTTTTTTCGAAAATATATCCTTTACGGTTCATTGCCAAAGACACATTTTTCAAGAATCCTATTGGCTGGATTTTTTACAAATCTGTGGGGGCCTTTCCTGCCTGCAAAGGTCAAGGGCTGGCGGCATCCCTAAAGATACCTTCACAAATCTTGAGAGAAGGGGGGGTGGTCATGTTTTTCCCCGAAGGAATACGTATAAGAGAAGATTGTTTAGGCCAACCAAAGATTGGAGCGGCAAAATTGGCCTCGCATTTTCCAGAGGTCCCGATTATTCCTATTGCAATTTCCAATACTCATAAGGTTGGCCATTTTGGGTTGCTTTATAAGAGGTCGAGACTACGGGTCAAGATCGGCGAGCCGTTCGATTATAAAGACAAGG
This Deltaproteobacteria bacterium DNA region includes the following protein-coding sequences:
- a CDS encoding lysophospholipid acyltransferase family protein — its product is MERSGFVTESRIQSGLYYFFQKIVLTFAYFILHIFADLKIDGRENVKNIRGGPLIIIANHKSFLDPLIIGLCFPFFSKIYPLRFIAKDTFFKNPIGWIFYKSVGAFPACKGQGLAASLKIPSQILREGGVVMFFPEGIRIREDCLGQPKIGAAKLASHFPEVPIIPIAISNTHKVGHFGLLYKRSRLRVKIGEPFDYKDKAFQLPAETGIKILMGEIEKSYKETPTCRFQHPENPAPIPSTLPKIF